A genomic segment from Spinacia oleracea cultivar Varoflay chromosome 3, BTI_SOV_V1, whole genome shotgun sequence encodes:
- the LOC110793362 gene encoding uncharacterized protein produces MKINPPAKICTKPYCFFCAMNEPNTHLRRKKLAKCFKEMPFIDDQEHVLVLSSLWNLAMNQPNDPEFPSLGIFQCMSNFILKGINYKDWLLVDQNIYIPYYAAHIIGSYTMNNPKFAEKAANSGVIPPLLDLLRGKMSWVEQRVAVRALDHLASHEKSFKKLKDYEGEIVGLSMKIASKCLKEVYDSFVRKGETERVELEYQCDLLTRGVGGLEFANRKAEEWASQLQCWCLSLLDCFVKRERGLNLICCNNQSFLTDLSKMWGGLVNRKSASGIGLIRGLCHSKKGRISVANSKEVILSLCNTSRSSDDFQYMAIESLLLILKDSDTRYKVIDYAVLYLKDLVEISRVKERKGVVGEMITQVLLQDYGKIKYGKLRLSEGAEKGLEEIWEVKVEKRKREKLMNDEEIKEMKCLANQMKKEGNKLFWEGDIEGGLMKYTKGLDICPLKYRKERIVLFSNRAQCNLILKNPENVISDTTKAVCLSSRGNNNNPHCKSLWRRSQAYDMLGLAKESLMDCLLFIHCNKNSKSNGRKEYNVPYYAARMISKQTRATWLFTGVVSTSQCDHFEDIQEPDDGS; encoded by the coding sequence atgaaaattaacCCACCTGCAAAAATATGCACAAAACCTTATTGTTTCTTTTGTGCAATGAATGAACCAAACACACATCTCAGAAGAAAAAAACTTGCAAAATGCTTCAAAGAAATGCCCTTCATAGATGATCAAGAACATGTATTGGTATTAAGCAGTCTTTGGAATTTAGCCATGAATCAACCAAATGATCCAGAATTCCCATCTCTTGGAATTTTCCAATGCATGTCCAACTTCATTCTCAAAGGTAttaattacaaagactggcttCTCGTAGACCAAAACATCTACATACCATATTATGCAGCTCATATCATAGGTTCATACACCATGAACAACCCCAAGTTTGCAGAAAAAGCTGCAAATTCTGGTGTAATTCCACCATTGTTGGACCTTCTAAGAGGTAAAATGAGTTGGGTAGAGCAACGAGTGGCGGTCCGAGCACTTGATCATCTTGCAAGCCATGAGAAGTCATTTAAAAAGCTTAAAGATTATGAAGGGGAAATAGTGGGGTTATCAATGAAGATAGCTTCTAAATGCTTAAAAGAAGTTTATGATAGTTTTGTCAGAAAAGGAGAAACAGAAAGGGTAGAATTGGAATATCAGTGTGATTTGCTGACAAGAGGAGTTGGAGGGTTGGAGTTTGCAAACAGAAAAGCAGAGGAATGGGCAAGTCAGCTTCAATGTTGGTGTCTTTCTTTGTTAGATTGCTTTGTCAAAAGAGAAAGAGGGTTGAATCTGATATGCTGCAATAATCAGAGTTTTTTGACAGATTTGAGTAAAATGTGGGGTGGTTTAGTTAACAGGAAATCTGCTTCTGGTATTGGTCTAATCAGAGGTTTATGTCATTCAAAAAAAGGAAGAATTAGTGTTGCAAATTCAAAAGAAGTCATTTTAAGCCTCTGTAATACAAGCAGATCTTCGGATGATTTTCAGTACATGGCTATTGAATCACTCTTGTTAATACTCAAAGATTCAGATACAAGGTACAAAGTTATAGATTATGCAGTTTTGTATCTTAAAGATTTGGTTGAGATTAGTAGAGTTAAGGAGAGAAAAGGGGTTGTTGGGGAGATGATTACACAGGTTTTGTTGCAGGATTATGGGAAGATTAAGTATGGAAAGTTGAGATTAAGTGAAGGAGCTGAGAAGGGGTTGGAAGAGATTTGGGAGGTTAAAGTTGAGAAGAGGAAAAGAGAGAAGTTAATGAATGATGAAGAGATTAAGGAAATGAAATGTTTGGCAAACCAAATGAAGAAAGAAGGGAATAAGTTGTTTTGGGAAGGGGATATTGAAGGTGGTTTGATGAAATACACAAAAGGTTTGGATATTTGCCCTTTAAAGTATAGAAAAGAGAGGATTGTTTTGTTTAGTAATAGAGCTCAATGTAATTTGATCCTTAAAAACCCAGAAAATGTGATTAGTGATACAACAAAGGCGGTATGTTTGTCGAGTAGAGGTAACAACAACAACCCACATTGTAAGAGTCTTTGGAGGAGATCACAAGCTTATGATATGTTAGGGTTGGCTAAGGAAAGTTTGATGGATTGCTTATTGTTCATTCATTGCAACAAGAATTCTAAGTCCAATGGAAGAAAGGAGTACAATGTTCCGTATTATGCAGCTCGTATGATTAGTAAACAGACTCGTGCCACGTGGTTGTTTACTGGGGTTGTATCTACTTCTCAGTGCGATCATTTTGAAGACATTCAAGAACCAGATGATGGTAGTTAA
- the LOC110779719 gene encoding upstream activation factor subunit UAF30, which produces MAGALGGGMKVVVLGAKNSSVFGGFPVNNPSTVVCFPSEINRKFGGVAACATSPPTTRKPRGIMKPRPISPVLQELVGAPEISRTQALKVIWAHIKANNLQDPNDKKVIVCDELLKKIFAGKERVGFLEISGLITPHLL; this is translated from the exons atggCCGGAGCACTAGGGGGTGGGATGAAAGTGGTGGTTTTAGGGGCGAAGAATTCGTCTGTATTTGGTGGTTTTCCGGTGAATAATCCGTCGACAGTGGTGTGTTTCCCGTCGGAAATTAACCGGAAATTTGGAGGAGTGGCGGCTTGTGCTACTTCGCCGCCGACAACAAGGAAGCCGAGAGGAATAATGAAGCCGAGACCAATTTCTCCTGTTCTTCAAGAACTTGTGGGTGCTCCAGAAATTTCTAGAACCCAAGCTCTTAAGGTCATCTGGGCCCACATCAAAGCCAACAATCTTCAG GACCCCAACGACAAGAAAGTCATCGTATGTGACGAGTTGCTGAAGAAAATATTCGCAGGAAAGGAACGCGTGGGTTTTCTCGAGATCTCAGGATTGATCACTCCTCACTTGCTTTAG